A single genomic interval of Caretta caretta isolate rCarCar2 chromosome 23, rCarCar1.hap1, whole genome shotgun sequence harbors:
- the ITPKC gene encoding inositol-trisphosphate 3-kinase C, giving the protein MKQRDRSPYRNKPWKKLKSMVHWSPFVVSFKKRYPWVQLAGHAGNFKAGDYGRILKKFCPCEQQSLERLMGDSLRPHVPAYFGLAQRDGECYNQMEDLLANFETPSLMDCKMGVRTYLEEELEQARQRPRLRCDMYEKMVAVEPGAPTPEEHAQRAVLKPRYMQWRESLSSTSTLGFRIEGIKKADGTCSTNFKKTRLPEQVVQALGDFVDGDRTILATYLGRLEELRAALEQSEVFKTHEVVGSSLLFVHDRTGLAKVWMIDFGKMVPLAGGQTLTHRLPWVEGNREDGYLWGLDNLIAIFSTMVQN; this is encoded by the exons aTGAAGCAGCGGGACAGGAGCCCCTATCGG AACAAGCCGTGGAAGAAACTCAAGAGCATGGTCCACTGGTCGCCTTTCGTCGTGTCCTTCAAGAAGCGCTACCCCTGGGTGCAGCTGGCCGGCCATGCGG GGAATTTCAAAGCCGGCGACTACGGGCGGATCCTGAAGAAGTTCTGCCCGTGTGAGCAGCAAAGCCTGGAGCGCCTCATGGGGGACTCGCTGCGCCCCCACGTGCCCGCCTACTTCGGGCTGGCGCAGCGGGACGGCGAGTGCTACAACCAGATGGAGGATCTGCTGGCCAACTTCGAGACGCCCTCCCTCATGGACTGCAAGATGGGGGTCAG GACGTACCTGGAGGAGGAGTTGGAGCAGGCCCGGCAGCGGCCCCGGCTGCGCTGCGACATGTACGAGAAGATGGTGGCGGTGGAGCCGGGGGCGCCCACGCCCGAGGAGCACGCCCAGCGCGCCGTGCTCAAGCCCCGTTACATGCAGTGGAGGGAGTCGCTCAGCTCCACCTCCACGCTGGGCTTCCGCATCGAGGGCATCAAG AAAGCCGACGGCACCTGCAGCACCAACTTCAAGAAGACGCGGCTGCCCGAGCAGGTGGTGCAGGCGCTGGGCGACTTTGTGGACGGCGACAGAACCATCCTG gcCACCTACCTGGGCCGCTTGGAGGAGCTGCGGGCAGCGCTGGAGCAGTCCGAGGTCTTCAAGACCCACGAG GTGGTGGGGAGCTCTTTGCTTTTCGTCCATGACCGGACGGGGCTGGCCAAGGTCTGGATGATCGACTTCGGAAAGATGGTGCCGCTGGCCGGGGGGCAGACGCTGACGCACCGGCTGCCGTGGGTGGAGGGGAACCGAGAGGACGGCTACCTCTGGGGGCTGGACAATCTCATCGCCATCTTCAGCACCATGGTGCAGAACTGA